A genomic segment from Bombus huntii isolate Logan2020A chromosome 13, iyBomHunt1.1, whole genome shotgun sequence encodes:
- the LOC126872409 gene encoding cationic amino acid transporter 4, with translation MPSVRRMILGHVMSGLCSKMNRTKKLQGDLLETPMKRCLSTFDITLLGVGHMVGAGIYVLTGTVAHDTAGPGVILSFLLAGIASLLAALCYAEFGARIPKAGSAYVYTYISVGEFWAFVIGWNIILEHMIGAASVARAWSGYVDSLAGGAISNYTRRIMHGYTMGEPLGTIPDFLAAGLCLAYAMLLALGVKCSATVNSLLTIVNLGVMGLVIGLGIYYAKLSNWSCENGGFLPYGFSGVLAGAATCFYAFVGFDSIATSGEEARDPGYSIPRATLFSMAIVTIGYVMVGAALTLVVPYWNINPTAALPEAFSSRGIPWAKYAISVGALCGMTTTLFGSLFSLPRTMYAMANDGLLFGFLGHVSERTQVPVLNLAISGSVSALIALLFDLQHLVEFMSIGTFLAYTIVSASVIILRYRPEKVTPLPSNAGTPSSLTSPPTEGADSNSDCNSVTSAESELLDLSEGTGKLTSRYVWLVNFLGNCKPGDAVTGSVMIYTAGCISLCYLLILISQTYFAPDWWDYFVLTNVVTLLIGSLIVISAHQQSPPTGKFRVPMVPIVPALSILFNVGLMFHLSLLTWLRFLVWMIVGMLIYFLYGIHYSKEAAGPNSYSILMATSEAGRGAKWGATLRVNQKSDKVPILNEEDFVH, from the exons ATGCCATCGGTTCGCCGAATGATCCTCGGGCACGTTATGTCCGGCCTGTGTTCCAAAATGAATCGCACGAAAAAGCTCCAAGGTGATTTACTTGAAACTCCAATGAAAAGATGTCTTTCCACGTTCGATATTACGTTGCTTG gtgTTGGTCATATGGTTGGCGCTGGTATCTACGTTTTGACAGGAACGGTGGCTCATGACACAGCCGGTCCAGGCGTAATCCTCAGCTTTCTGCTCGCTGGTATAGCTTCTTTGTTAGCTGCGTTATGTTACGCTGAATTCGGTGCAAGAATTCCAAAAGCTGGCAGCGCGTACGTTTACACCTACATCTCCGTCGGCGAATTCTGGGCTTTCGTAATTGGATGGAACATCATATTAGAGCATATGATCG GTGCGGCGTCCGTGGCCAGGGCATGGAGCGGATACGTTGATTCTCTGGCAGGAGGAGCAATCAGCAATTACACCCGCCGAATAATGCACGGGTACACAATGGGGGAGCCACTTGGAACTATACCAGATTTTTTAGCCGCTGGACTATGCCTAGCTTACGCGATGTTGTTAGCATTGGGCGTTAAATGTTCGGCAACGGTTAATTCTTTGCTCACTATCGTAAATTTAGGCGTGATGGGGTTGGTAATCGGTCTGGGGATATATTATGCGAAACTTTCTAATTGGAGCTGTGAGAATGGAGGATTCTTGCCGTACGGATTCAGCGGTGTATTAGCAG gtgCCGCAACGTGTTTCTACGCTTTCGTTGGCTTCGATTCTATAGCTACCTCTGGGGAAGAAGCGCGCGATCCTGGGTACAGTATACCACGAGCAACGCTATTTTCCATGGCAATCGTAACCATCGGGTACGTGATGGTAGGCGCCGCTTTAACTTTAGTCGTGCCGTATTGGAACATCAATCCAACAGCAGCGCTTCCCGAGGCTTTCTCATCGAGAGGAATACCATGGGCGAAATACGCGATAAG TGTTGGGGCTTTGTGCGGAATGACGACGACTCTCTTCGGATCCCTGTTTTCATTGCCACGGACAATGTACGCCATGGCGAACGATGGTCTACTCTTTGGCTTTCTGGGCCACGTTAGCGAGCGTACTCAAGTTCCGGTACTCAACTTGGCTATCAGCGGCTCTGTCAGTGCCTTAATCGCCTTGCTCTTCGACCTTCAACATCTAGTTGAATTTATGTCTATCGGTACTTTCTTGGCCTATACCATCGTTTCAGCGAGCGTAATTATCTTGAGATATCGCCCTGAGAAAGTTACGCCGCTGCCATCGAACGCTGGTACACCGAGCAGTTTGACGTCGCCTCCTACCGAGGGTGCGGATTCCAACAGCGATTGTAACAGCGTCACGTCCGCCGAATCCGAg CTCTTAGATCTGAGCGAGGGCACTGGCAAACTTACGTCACGTTACGTTTGGCTGGTGAATTTCCTGGGTAACTGCAAGCCTGGAGATGCGGTCACTGGTTCCGTAATGATTTATACGGCAGGTTGCATTTCTTTGTGTTATCTGTTAATACTGATATCTCAAACGTATTTTGCACCCGACTGGTGGGACTACTTCGTTCTGACAAACGTTGTTACATTATTGATTGGCA GTCTTATCGTTATCTCTGCGCACCAACAAAGTCCACCTACTGGTAAATTCCGCGTACCTATGGTACCTATAGTACCAGCTCTGAGTATCTTATTCAACGTTGGACTAATGTTTCACTTGTCGCTTTTAACGTGGCTACGATTTCTTGTGTGGATGATAGTCG GAATGTTAATATACTTCCTGTATGGGATTCACTACAGTAAAGAAGCAGCGGGTCCAAATTCGTACTCGATCTTAATGGCGACTTCGGAAGCTGGTCGGGGTGCGAAATGGGGAGCGACGTTACGGGTTAATCAGAAAAGCGATAAAGTTCCGATCTTAAACGAGGAAGATTTCGTACATTAG